CGCTATAGACGCCGATTGCCTATGCCAGGAAGGATACTAAACGGTATCGCACGTATTGCTATAATGCCGTACGTATCGATAACTTCGGTACTAAGAACTAGGCCCCTATTAGGACGATATAACCTCCGGGATATATTAAGTAAGCGTAAGGCAGCCGTAAAGGCTATTAAGTTTATAGAACTAACGGAGATCCTTAGGCAATATAGGATCGAGTCCTATACTAGATAAAGCTAAGTATTAAGGGGAGACTATAGGTATACGGACCTAGGCGAATCGTCTTAATAGAGCCTATTCACATTCAAAGATTAGTAGAGAACCGCGTTCTATACGAGGTAGCCGCCACGGGTAGGATTAAGGTTGAGGAGCAAAACGGGAATTTTAGGGGCAGCTGGTCGGGGTTTTGTTTATATAGCACTGGCGAAGTGGGGCGTCCGGTTTAACTTCCAACCGCGTCGGCTGCCTGCTAGACCACGCTTACCGGGCATGGCTGCGGTTAAAGTAGCGGCTATAACCGAGTAGGAATACAGTTCCGTTCAGTTCAGTTCGGCCCATCAGTCCTCCCTTTTGCCTTCTTTTGAACCTCAGTCCTTTCTTGGGTTATAGGGATGCTGGCGTGCTATGACACCAATGGGGTTCGAGCACCATtcatgctgctggtgctcgacCTTGATACGTGGACTATAGAATCGACTCTCGCGACCAACTCTCTGAACGCAGATGGTATGCTATACTAGGCTGGCGATTTGTGCGACACTCGAACATGAATACTGTTAATACTATCCAAGGGCGGCTCGCAGCCATCACACGGATGGACCCAAGCGATGTCTCGCATCACGTAGGCGAGGACCCAAGACCGGGACAATTATGATCAAATGAAGAGAACGCCTACTTATTGATTATGATATGGCATGTGATCAGGCAGTGGCCAGTGACAGTAGATGGCCTATTTACCTTGCCTCTTGAATATGTCTTCCCAAGAGTCTTGCTCAAACCGCTTGAAAAGTTGGTCCCGTCGTTCCACAAACTCTGCCCGCTCATCCGCAGACATGGCGTCCAGGATGCTGTCAACCTCGGCTGCTTTGTCCTGCAACAGAAATTTCAACGCTTTCCGGCAAGTACGTTCACTAGAAATCCAACCCTGTATAAGATCCTTATCTAGACGAATCGTCGCGCCACGCCGTTTGAGTATAACGGACATGATGCCCCACTTGTCGCCCTGCAAAACCTCCTCGAGGATTTCGATTCCAACTTCATCCGCATTCATAGATTCTCGTAGCAAAAGCCACATGATCTGGATGCCATTGTGATCGTAATtggtggcagcagcaagaagaATATCCTGGGTAATTCGGATATTGGTATCGGCAGCGTTCAATACCTGCAAGAACCCTTCCCTATCCGAAACTTTCGCAGCGGTCTCTATGGCTTTCTCAGTGATTCTGACAGAGTGCCTGGCCGCGTTGCATAGCAGAGATGAGTACGAGTCCATGTTTGGGATTGCAGCACACAGGATCTCCTCTGTGATGCGTATCTCCGGCttgcggcgacggaggagtAGCAGCATAGCAGCCCATGCATTCGAGTTCTCCGCCGCAGCCatgatgacgtcgtcggggatCGGCAAAATGTCGCTGAAACGACTCAAGACAAGCCTGAAAACTACTGCTTCGTCACCTTCTTCAAACTCTGACCTAGCAGCACCTAGCAGCAGTCGCTCTGTGACCGGAAATTCTGGTCCAACTCGCTTAAACAGTAGCTGCAAGACGTCGTGAACCTTTGAGGAGTCGGTCGAGTCACTCGAGTTCACGTCCATGATGGAGAGGATGATGTCGTCTGTTATGTGGATGTCGTTGGGAAACCGGTCAAGGAGCATCTCGGCGATCTCCAGACCAAATTTCCAGTTTGTAGAGGCTTGTGTAATCATGGTCGCAGTTACAATCAGAGTATTGCCGAGTCGATCTAGAAGATATGTTACCATATCCTTGCTAGAGTCTGTAATTGCAATTGCCAGGAGTGATTGGTCAAAGAACTCCCTGGTTTCGGGGCGATCACCGAGCAAGGCAAGAATTTCATGACCATGATCCACATTAATCATGGTAGAGCGCAGCGTTGAAGCTGTGACTTCGAAGTTGGGATGAGTGATGAGGGACAGCATGTTGCCTGAGGTGAAGTGTGCAGCGGCAGATTGTAGCAATCTAGGCGTCATCACAATCTCGTCTCTTCTGGTTCCGAGTATGGTGCTCAAAATTTCGCCTCCAACCTGACTCGCACTTCGGACGGAAAACGCAGTCAGTGGTACCCCAAATTCCAAGAGTCTTGCTAACGTGTCAACGCAGCGGCCCTCTATGGCATCGGATATCGGAGACTTAAGGGGGCTACAAATATGTTCATCCTCGAATTGCTCAAGGTTGATACCGATACCCTGACGAGACTTCTGAAAAGCGAAATTGATCAAACTGGGGATGCCCCATAGTGCTGCCACATTCAGAAGTGGCAAGTTCTCCGCCTGTGATTGCCACAGCAGTCCGATCCGCGgttcctcgtcgcggc
Above is a genomic segment from Purpureocillium takamizusanense chromosome 2, complete sequence containing:
- a CDS encoding uncharacterized protein (COG:S~EggNog:ENOG503P9ZR) translates to MLSLITHPNFEVTASTLRSTMINVDHGHEILALLGDRPETREFFDQSLLAIAITDSSKDMVTYLLDRLGNTLIVTATMITQASTNWKFGLEIAEMLLDRFPNDIHITDDIILSIMDVNSSDSTDSSKVHDVLQLLFKRVGPEFPVTERLLLGAARSEFEEGDEAVVFRLVLSRFSDILPIPDDVIMAAAENSNAWAAMLLLLRRRKPEIRITEEILCAAIPNMDSYSSLLCNAARHSVRITEKAIETAAKVSDREGFLQVLNAADTNIRITQDILLAAATNYDHNGIQIMWLLLRESMNADEVGIEILEEVLQGDKWGIMSVILKRRGATIRLDKDLIQGWISSERTCRKALKFLLQDKAAEVDSILDAMSADERAEFVERRDQLFKRFEQDSWEDIFKRQGK